In Beijerinckia indica subsp. indica ATCC 9039, the genomic window TGTCGCCTGGCGTTCTACATCGTGTGGCGGGGGCACGCGCGAGTGGTCATGCCGATGGGGAAGCCATGGAAAGCCCGACGCTTTCCACACCCGAGAGCGGCCCCTTGCAGGAGAGGATCGAGCGGATCGAAGCTCAGATCCTGATGGAGACGATCGTGCGTTGCCGTTGGAACAAGAGCCGCGCGGCCAAGGAACTCGGCCTTTCCCGCGTTGGTTTGCGGGCCAAGCTCGAACGCTATGGCATAGCACCGGACGCAGGTCGCGAGACGATACAATAGAGGGCGGACCAATGTGTTTGGGAATTCCGGGACGGATCTCTGCCATTCTTGACGAGGCGAACAGCCTGGTTGAGGTGGATGTTGCAGGTGTCAAGCGGAGCGTTGATGCCGTCTGTGTTGCTGAGGTGGATGTGCCTTTGTCCGATCTCATTGGGACTTGGGTGCTGATCCATGTCGGTTTTGCCATGAGCCGGATCGACGAAGCGGAAGCTCTCGAAACGTTGCGCATACTTGCCGAGATCGGGGAACTGGACGGCGAACTTGCGGCCATGCGGGATTCGCAAGAGGCGCGAAATTCACATGAGGCGATGGAGATACAAGGGTGAGCGGCACAATGCGCTTCATCGATGAATTTCGCGACCCGGCCCTGGCCGAAAAGCTGTTTACTGAGATCGCGCAAACCGCCAAGCGGATCGGAGCCGTGCGAGAGCGGCCCGTGACGATCATGGAAGTCTGCGGTGGGCATACGCATACAATCTTTCGTTATGCGCTTGAATCCCGCATGCCGGACAATGTTCAGTTCGCGCATGGTCCGGGCTGTCCTGTCTGTGTCCTGCCACGGGGAAGGGTTGACGACGCCATTACCATAGCGCGGCGTCCGGAAGTCATCTTCACGACCTTCGGTGATGCCATGCGTGTGCCGGGCGCTGAGGGAAGCCTGATTCAGGCCCGTGCTGCGGGCGCCGATGTGCGCATGGTTTATTCTCCGCTCGATGCCTTGGCCCTCGCCGTGGCCAATCCCGATCGGGAGGTGGTGTTTTTTGCGCTTGGCTTCGAGACCACGACACCCTCAACGGCGCTGACCGTGCTGCGCGCAGCACGGTCAGGCGTCCGCAATTTCTCGCTTCTGTGCCATCACATCACCATCATTCCAACGCTGCGGGCCTTGTTGGAACAACCGGATTTTCCGATCGATGGATTCATCGGACCAGGCCATGTCTCGATGGTGATCGGCACCAAGCCGTTTCACTTCATTCCAGAAGAATTTGGCCTGCCCTTGGTCGTGGCCGGATTCGAACCCCTGGATGTCCTGCAATCTCTGCTGATGGTTCTGCGCCAGATCGAGATGGGGCGTGCCTGCGTGGAAAACCAATATTCACGCGTCGTTCCTCCCGATGGCAATAAGGCTGCCATGGCGGCTGTGGCACAGGTCTATGAGACGCGGCCGCAATGCGAATGGCGGGGGCTTGGCACCATTGCGGAATCAGGCGTGCGTTTGGCTGAGCCTTGGGCGGCCTTCGACGCGGAACGGCGTTTCGAGCCGGCCGCGCGTCATACGCCCGATCCCGAAGGGTGCCGCTGCAACGAAGTGCTCGTCGGCCGCATTCGTCCGTGGGATTGCGCGGCTTTCGGCACGACCTGCCGGCCTGACGCGCCTCTTGGCGCCCTCATGGTGTCATCCGAGGGAGCCTGCGCGGCTTACTACCAATATCAAGGAATGAAGGGGGCCGCATGAGCGGCGAGGAGCCGATTTCCGGCATTGGTCCTGGCGGCCGGATCACTTTGGCGCATGGAGGTGGCGGCACCGCGATGCGCGATTTGATCGAACGCGTCTTTGTCGCCACCTTCCACCCCGAAGGGACGCCACCGCTGGAAGATCAGGCGCGTTTCGATCTCGCTGCCTTTGCCGCCCATGGCGATCGGCTGGCTTTTACCACCGACGGTTTCGTGGTCGAGCCGCTGGAATTTCCCGGCGGTGATATCGGCAAGCTTGCTGTATGCGGTACCGTGAATGATCTTGCCGTGGGCGGCGCGCGGCCCGTGGCCCTTTCTGCTGGTTTCATCATTGAGGAAGGTCTGGAACTGGAGCGTCTGCGCCGGATCGTGACCTCCATGGCGATGGAGGCCGCGCGCGCGCAGGTTCCGATTGTCACTGGTGATACCAAAGTCGTCCCGCGCGGCGCTTGTGACGGCCTGTTCATTACCACCACAGGCATTGGCGTCATAAGGCCGGATTATCAGATCAGCATTGCCGGCGCGCGGCCGGGTGATGTGATCCTGATCAATGGGTCTCTGGGCGACCATGGCGCGGCGATTCTCTGCGCGCGCGGTGATCTCGCGCTTGACGTCACGATTAAAAGTGATTGCGCGCCTTTGCATGATCTCGCAGCGGCTTTGCTCCAGGCGGTGCCGCAGGTGCGTGCCATGCGGGATGCCACGCGTGGCGGTTTGGCTGGGGTGCTGACGGAATTGGCCGAGGCGAGCCGTGTCGCTATCGGGGTGGATGAAGCGGCTCTGCCGGTCAGATCCGAAGTCGCCGGCGTCTGCGAGATTTTGGGCCTCGATCCGCTTTATCTCGCCAATGAAGGGAAATTGGTGGCCGTGGTCGCGCCGGAACATGCGGAAGCGGCATTGGAGGCGATGCGCGCGCATCCCTTGGGTGTGGATGCGGCGATCATTGGAAAGGTCGCGGCAGAAGGTCGGCCCGGCACCGTGACATTGATCAATCGTTTCGGTGGACGCCGCGCGGTCACGATGCCGTCCGGCGAACAACTCCCGCGTATCTGCTGAACGACGAATTTGGATCTCATCGTTCGGATGGGGCGGCCCGCAAATGGAAGCGTTCGCGGGCCGCTTTTATTTTATTTGGTCGCGTGATGCTCAGAGACACCGAACAGTTTGACGAGAGGAAGAACGCCCTTGTCGGTCTCGGCGGCATGTTCGAGGTGCTCATGGATGCCGAAAGCGTCTTCGATGGTCCGCAGCAGTGAATAATGATTATGCGGCGTGTCATCCTCGATCCCTTGCGGGCCGTGGTTCGTAATGACCACCGTCGGGATATGTCCACCACCGAAATTGGAAATGGCTTCGGGGGTCACGCCACAGCAGCCGCTGCTATCCTTGCCCGAACCTTCATCGAAAGTGACGACGATGGCGACATTTTCGGGGGAGTTCCAAGCCGGAATGGAGCGAAGCTTCTGGACGAGATCGTTCAAATGCGTATCGCCACGCTTGATCAGATCGCCCAGATTCTTGCCTTCGCAATCGGCCGGAATGCCCTCACCATGCATGCCATGCATATCATTGCATTGATTGGGGACAATCAAGGCGAAGTTCGGCAGGGTTCCAGCCTTGATATCCGCTTCCAGCCGATCGAAACCGACAAGATGTTCGGCCCTTTGCGGGTCCTTCTGCGCGGATTCGAAATTGACAAAGCCGGAATGTTTCGCCGCATAGAAGGCGGCTTTTTGATTGGAAGACTCCGGGTCGCTGGCGGTGATGGCGAGCGAGCCGGGCTCGGGCAGGTTTTCGTAATAGCCCTTCCAGGTCAGGCCGGCCGCCTGCAATTGCGTGCCGATATGCGGCTTGTTGACCGTGTGGTTGACATAATCGGGCTTAGACGAGCTCTTGCAATGAATATCCTCTTTGCCGGGGACACAATACCAAGCATCATCATCATGAATGCCGAACGTGTCGCCGCCGACCAAGGCGATATAATTTTCCTCGCTTGGATGCGCCTCACCGTAGAACTTCGTCGCATTACCATAGTTCTTGGCGAATGCGTTAAAATTGGGCGCACTGTCAGAACCGAGGATCTGATTGGCGTCCTTGTTTTCCTCGACAATGACGAAAATATGCTTGTAACGCGGAATTTGTTTATCTGCGTCAGTCCAATCGGTCGCGGCGTATGCATAAGGAACGGCGCTGAGCAGTAACGCCGTGGCTCCAGCGAAGGAACGCAAAGACATGATATGGGGACTCCCTTGGAATATGAGTGTGTATTGATATGGATACGAATGATGCAATCATATCCATGTCGTAATCATCGATGTGATCAAGTCCGCAAATACGTCCATGATTCAAAGCTGTTTGTAAGCTGAAGTTTCAGAAATCCATGGACAGAGAAACATAAGCGGTGCGCGATGGAATGTAGAAATAAGTCGAATTATAGGGGTCGAGCTGGCCGTTTGACAGGAGTGTGATGCTGTTACTGGTCGCCTGCCGGCTATCGAAAATATTGGCGATGCCGAATTGAACCTTTGCGCTATGGATGCCGGGTATGTTGAACATCTTCCAGCCGAAGGCCACATCGGTCGTCGTCCAGGGGGCTACCTTGTTGTAATTGTTGGTGAGGCTCTGACCCGTTCCCGTAAACATCGAGCCGTTGAAATGCGAGATGAATGACCCAAAGAAGCCTTCATTATTATCGTAAATGAGACCGGCCGAGGCAAGATAACGTGGCGTGCTTGGGCTTGTTAAACCGGTCGAGATCATCCTGCCATCGTTGAGACTGCCACTGCCGAAGATCGCCAAACCATTACCAAAGGCGTAGGTGATCTGACCTTCGATACCTTTACGGATGACACCGCCAATATTGGTATAATATTGATTGATGCCACTACCGACGGAAACAACCTGATTAGAGAAGTCGATATAATAGACATCGACATCGGCAGTTATATTATCTGATTTGTACACATAGCCCAATTGATAATTCATCGTTTGTTGGGGTTTGAAATTGTTACCTTGCGGCTGGGATACCTGCAGATAGCTGAGGTTGGGGGCAAGGAAGCCTTGTGCAATCTGCATATAAGCAGCGGAATTCTCGTTGAATCGATAATTCAAGGAGACCAGGGCGAGGTCGGCATTATAGGTTCCCGAAGCGTAGGCCGGGGGACCACCGCTTACACTATTAACCGGTCCTGAGAGATGACGAATATAGGTGATATGCTTATAGCCAGGCGTAATCGCAAGCCCTTCCACCGGGCGCCATTCATATTCCAGGGACGGCTGGAAATTATCGGTTTGCGAGTAGACATTATAAGCATAGGCCGTGGGTGGGACGGCACCAAGCTGCGTAAAGGTTTGGCCTGTGTTCCAAACCATATTCGGTCGCCACTGATGTTCCCAGGCATGTTCATACCATAAGCCGGCCCGCATGGTGCCTGACGCGATACCAGCGTTGAAATCCTTCGCGACGCTCAGAATGTTACCGACGGTACGGAAATCATAGAGTTTTAATGTGCCAGGGACGCCGTTCGGATTGTTGTATGTACCACCGCTTGCGAGGGGGAATTTGACGCCAATGCCTGCGGATCCATCCGGATTATTACCGGCGAGATTCTTGGCTTGTGGCTGATAATCGTGAAAGGCGACGGAATAGACCTTGTCGTCAATGGTGATGTCATTCACCACGGACTTGATTCCGATATATTCCAGATCGGTCTCGCGCTTCGCGAAATTATAGCTGTAGAAATTCTGAGTGTTTGGATTATTGTTGAGACCACCAAAACCCTTACCGTAAAGAGCGGTTTGGACGGGTGATATGCTTGTGGCGCTAAAGTTGAAACTATCCGTATAAGTCGCAAGCGCTGTTACTGTAGTGGAGTCACCGAGCGGCTGCTCAATCTTGGCGAGGAAACTGGTCTGATCAGTGTTTCCATATTGGAGAGCACCAGCCGTTTGGGAATGGGAGAAATCCAGAAGCGCGCGCGTTCCAGTTGGGTTCGTGACGCCAGTGCGGACCTCGCCCGCGGTCGTCCACGAACTGAACGAACCATAAGAACCTTGGACCCTGCCACCGAATTCGTCGGTCACAAGCTTCGAATTGAGTGCGATCGTGCCGCCGAATGTGGCATAGCCGATTGTGCTGGCGAGACCGGGACCGCGGTCGACGGCCACCTGACCGAGAAAGAAGCCGGGAAAATAGGCGCCAGTATGATGGGAGAAATCTGAAGGATCAGCGAAGGGAATGCCATCAAAGGTAATATTGAATTGGCCATCGCCGAAGCCGCGAATGCTTAGCCCGTTCTCACCCCCACCCAATGGTCCGTTTGGCTGACGTGTGGCGACGCCGGGTGTGTACTGCACGATCGAGGAAAAATCGGCTGTCGGTACCAGAACGTCCTGGATGAATTTATCGCTGACCACAGCGCGGGGTTGAATCGAATTGAGCGGTGCTTGCGAGGGAGCCAGTGCTGGGGCGCTGCCGGGGGCTGCCGAAAAGCCGATGCCGTTTCCTTGTCCACCTCTGGTGGAGACCGCCGTCACATCCACCGAACCGATTTCCGTGGGATCTGCGTGAGCGATTTTGGGCACTAAGCAAAGGATGATTTCGACTGCCGCCGTACTCAAGAGAAGATGGCGGAAAGCCATCTTTTGAATGTTCTTAAACCCAGACATGATACAACTTTATCCCCACACACAGGCATTTTGCGTTCAAACATGGGCTTTGCCATAAACGCGAGGTCGTAATAGTTTCATGACAGCGCTTGTAAATCGCAGTCACGGTTTTGTGATGTCTAGTAAAGGGCGTGTATTCATATAAACGTCATCCTATTTTCATGGCGATGTCATTATGGATCTCTATTTGCGCGTTGGCGTGTTTGGGTTGACTCGTTTCGATTGAGTCCGCGATCCCAAGAATGCATGCAAATTATCCCCAAAATGGAATGATCTCTGTGAACAGAATTTTCTTTCAGGCTATCGCGGCGATGTCGCTTGTCGCTGCTGCCCAAGCCGCTACCTTGTCGTCCGACTCTCCGGTCAGCTTTGTTCGCAGCACCTCCCT contains:
- a CDS encoding HypC/HybG/HupF family hydrogenase formation chaperone; protein product: MCLGIPGRISAILDEANSLVEVDVAGVKRSVDAVCVAEVDVPLSDLIGTWVLIHVGFAMSRIDEAEALETLRILAEIGELDGELAAMRDSQEARNSHEAMEIQG
- the hypD gene encoding hydrogenase formation protein HypD, which produces MRFIDEFRDPALAEKLFTEIAQTAKRIGAVRERPVTIMEVCGGHTHTIFRYALESRMPDNVQFAHGPGCPVCVLPRGRVDDAITIARRPEVIFTTFGDAMRVPGAEGSLIQARAAGADVRMVYSPLDALALAVANPDREVVFFALGFETTTPSTALTVLRAARSGVRNFSLLCHHITIIPTLRALLEQPDFPIDGFIGPGHVSMVIGTKPFHFIPEEFGLPLVVAGFEPLDVLQSLLMVLRQIEMGRACVENQYSRVVPPDGNKAAMAAVAQVYETRPQCEWRGLGTIAESGVRLAEPWAAFDAERRFEPAARHTPDPEGCRCNEVLVGRIRPWDCAAFGTTCRPDAPLGALMVSSEGACAAYYQYQGMKGAA
- the hypE gene encoding hydrogenase expression/formation protein HypE, whose translation is MSGEEPISGIGPGGRITLAHGGGGTAMRDLIERVFVATFHPEGTPPLEDQARFDLAAFAAHGDRLAFTTDGFVVEPLEFPGGDIGKLAVCGTVNDLAVGGARPVALSAGFIIEEGLELERLRRIVTSMAMEAARAQVPIVTGDTKVVPRGACDGLFITTTGIGVIRPDYQISIAGARPGDVILINGSLGDHGAAILCARGDLALDVTIKSDCAPLHDLAAALLQAVPQVRAMRDATRGGLAGVLTELAEASRVAIGVDEAALPVRSEVAGVCEILGLDPLYLANEGKLVAVVAPEHAEAALEAMRAHPLGVDAAIIGKVAAEGRPGTVTLINRFGGRRAVTMPSGEQLPRIC
- a CDS encoding alkaline phosphatase family protein, which translates into the protein MSLRSFAGATALLLSAVPYAYAATDWTDADKQIPRYKHIFVIVEENKDANQILGSDSAPNFNAFAKNYGNATKFYGEAHPSEENYIALVGGDTFGIHDDDAWYCVPGKEDIHCKSSSKPDYVNHTVNKPHIGTQLQAAGLTWKGYYENLPEPGSLAITASDPESSNQKAAFYAAKHSGFVNFESAQKDPQRAEHLVGFDRLEADIKAGTLPNFALIVPNQCNDMHGMHGEGIPADCEGKNLGDLIKRGDTHLNDLVQKLRSIPAWNSPENVAIVVTFDEGSGKDSSGCCGVTPEAISNFGGGHIPTVVITNHGPQGIEDDTPHNHYSLLRTIEDAFGIHEHLEHAAETDKGVLPLVKLFGVSEHHATK
- a CDS encoding TonB-dependent receptor, which codes for MAFRHLLLSTAAVEIILCLVPKIAHADPTEIGSVDVTAVSTRGGQGNGIGFSAAPGSAPALAPSQAPLNSIQPRAVVSDKFIQDVLVPTADFSSIVQYTPGVATRQPNGPLGGGENGLSIRGFGDGQFNITFDGIPFADPSDFSHHTGAYFPGFFLGQVAVDRGPGLASTIGYATFGGTIALNSKLVTDEFGGRVQGSYGSFSSWTTAGEVRTGVTNPTGTRALLDFSHSQTAGALQYGNTDQTSFLAKIEQPLGDSTTVTALATYTDSFNFSATSISPVQTALYGKGFGGLNNNPNTQNFYSYNFAKRETDLEYIGIKSVVNDITIDDKVYSVAFHDYQPQAKNLAGNNPDGSAGIGVKFPLASGGTYNNPNGVPGTLKLYDFRTVGNILSVAKDFNAGIASGTMRAGLWYEHAWEHQWRPNMVWNTGQTFTQLGAVPPTAYAYNVYSQTDNFQPSLEYEWRPVEGLAITPGYKHITYIRHLSGPVNSVSGGPPAYASGTYNADLALVSLNYRFNENSAAYMQIAQGFLAPNLSYLQVSQPQGNNFKPQQTMNYQLGYVYKSDNITADVDVYYIDFSNQVVSVGSGINQYYTNIGGVIRKGIEGQITYAFGNGLAIFGSGSLNDGRMISTGLTSPSTPRYLASAGLIYDNNEGFFGSFISHFNGSMFTGTGQSLTNNYNKVAPWTTTDVAFGWKMFNIPGIHSAKVQFGIANIFDSRQATSNSITLLSNGQLDPYNSTYFYIPSRTAYVSLSMDF